TAAAGTggggaataattaaaaaataaccaaaatagCCTATATTAGATAGATAAAGtctaattatttaatgtaaGGAATTAGGTAATTTAGGTGCTAGCAGCTGCCCCGCACTTACCGCTAGCACAATtgtagtaatttattttttttattttttttttctataagtatttttttgacatctttaatcattaaaaataaaataaaatatatatatatatatatatataaatataatttcattaataatcattttcttaactattaaataaaaaaataattaaaaaattttaaatacgtGAGCGGTAATGTTGAGGGActctagcattttccttaatGTAAAGTAGGGAATAAATAACCAAAATATCCTATATTAGATATTACAATCTATTTCACAAGATAATAGTACTACGTTTTTGGTAGCCATTTTAAGACTCTGTCTTGTTCCAATACAACGTATAAATGGACTCAACTATTTAGCAAGGAAACAAGATAACAAACTGTCAAACAACAGTTATAACCATTGTATGGTGGCTGGATATCGACTTTTCATTTCCCCTCATCTTCAACCCTCATCCACTCAAAACCCTCAATTTTTAAACCTCCCAACAATTTCAGAATTGTGTTAAAAGAATTACAAGGATCCCATCTGTATTTCGGTTGGAATACTCTAGCTAGAGCCCTATAGACAGTGAGTTTTTAATCATGCTGTTCATGACAACCTTAAATTAAAAGACTTTGATGCAACCTAGCAGAACGAGGGCGCCATTTGTAGCCACAGACGGTGTCATTTTCTGGGAAGTAGTGTCTTTgttctctgatctctctctacCTGCGTCTGCCTCTGCATGGTCCCGGGCTAGCTGAGCAGGCAAAGATGAATTCATCAAGCATTGACGGCCCCAGTGCAAGTAGAGAAATATGTATTTCTCTACCACCTCGAGTAAATTCAAATGGCGTCTGGATCTCGAATGCCGCTTCATCTCTTACCAACTTCTCCTTGCCACTGCTGGAAATGCAATTGATTTTCGTGTTCGCCTCCAACATAGTCTCTCATTTGATTCTCAATAGCTTTGGGCTGATTACCAAATTTGTCTCTCAAATGACAGTATGCCATCTATATATCCCTTTTATTTAGTTCCTTCTTTGTTTGCATTTGCATTTCACATTCTCAGAGGATCCAATAATAGCACTATTGACCACTTgttgtaaattttaattttgctttGAACTTCTTCAGTGATCTACTCTTGATCAGTCATTGAGGACGACGAATTAACCACTTGTTgcttaaaaaattctgtttgttCTCACGATTCAGGCTGTAGAAGTACTTTATGCTTTAGTTTTTAGtgggaaaattttaaaattgttaaagATGAGATTCTGTAGTTTGAAAAGTTGTcctaaaaaattatgattttatgcatGAAACAGGCTGGGATATTAATGGGTCCTCACGCTTTTGGCGGCATGAAAAGTTTTGGTGAACTCCTGTTCCCCCTTGTAAGTCAGGAAATGCTTAATACGATAGCTATGTTAGGCTACACGTTATTTCTATTTCTAAGTGGAGTGAAAATGGATATGGGAATTATATTCAGAACCGGAAGAAAGGCCATGTATACAGGTGCTTTGTCCCTGTTAATGCCCCTGTTACTTGGTATGGGAACGCTCCAGCTTCTCGGCAATCGCTGGGGTCTAAGAGGCGCAGAAAAACTGGAACTTGTCTTCGCAACTACGACACATTCTATGACTCCATTTCCGGTCATAGCTTGCCTTCTGAGTGAACTCAATATCCTAAACTCAGAACTCGGCCGGCTAGGACTATCTGCTGCAATTGTCAGCGATTTATTCAGTGGATTTCTCACCAGTGTTTTCACATTGGCTAAAGTTGCCTATGATCATTCAGCCAGAAGGGCTTTCATGGATTTCGGGATTATTGTAGTATATCTCGCTGTTGTCGTGCTTGTTGCCCGGCCGGCGATGTATTGGATGGTCAGACAGACCCCAGAAGGGAGACCTGTCAGGGACCTCTACATCTATATTATCATTCTAGCAGTTCTGGGTTCAGCTCTGCTGTCTGTGTGGTTTGACCAATTGATAGTGTTCGGGCcatttgttttgggtttggcCGTGCCAGACGGACCGCCATTGGGTTCCACTCTAGTTTATAAGCTCGATAGCATGGTCTCAGGGGCGCTTTTGCCACTCTTTGTAATCACAACCATGATGAGGGTAAATTTCTCAGGCATAAACCTTAATTCCGATCTAGCAATGGCCCATGCAATAGCAATGTTGGTTGTCATCGTTGCCAAGTTTGCAGCCTGTTTGGTTCCTCCACTGTATTCCAGTATGCCCATGAATGATGCTCTCACACTGGCTCTCATTATGAGTTGCAAAGGCGTCGTCGAAATGGCCAATTATAGCATTGCCAGAGGCCAAAACGTAAGTACTTTAGGTCTCCCTTGTACAAGAAAATCctgatttatatttttcttccatttttcatcttttacCAAATCCATGCATATTGCTTGCTGACTTGGGTTATGAGTTTAAAGCTTTTAGAGTTGAGCAGAAGAATTCGTTTTCTGAATTCCATTTTGATCTTGCAACATATAATATACTAATTAACATTTTCAACGTTCTTTTCCTGATTAAATTCAGAACATAGACGAGAAGATTTTCTCGCTTGCAATGCTCACTATTCTAGTAACTGCAAGCACTGTGCCAATTCTGATAAGAAGGTTATATGATCCTTCAAGGAAATATGCAGGCTACcagaaaagaaatttaattcatcataaACCAAATACAGAGCTACGGATACTTTCTTGCATCCACAGACCAGACAACATCCCCGCCGTCATCAACCTCCTTGAGCATATATCTCCAACTCGAGAGAACCCTCTTGCTGTTTACGTTCTTCATCTCATTGAGCTAATTGGCAGGGCCTCCCCCGTTTTCATTTCTCACCAGATGCAGAAGAAAACTCTCTCCAACCGTTCATACTCCCAAGACTTGATTCTTTCATTCAGTCACTTCCAGCGAAACAATCAAGAAGCTATAGTCGTGAATGTCTTCACTGCGATCTCCCCGTCCAAGCTGATGTACGAAGATATTTGCACGCTTGCACTGGACAAACTCACGTCTCTCATAGTAATCCCGTTTCATAGAAAATATTCCATTGACGGGTCTATTGAGCTGGAAGACAATACCTTAAGGACCCTAAATTGTAGCGTCCTTGACCGAGCACCTTGCTCTGTGGCAATCCTCGTCAACCGTGGCCATATAAGACGTTCAACGCCTTCTGTGCTAGCGTCATATAGCATTGCCATGATCTTCCTGGGAGGCAATGATGATCGGGAGGCACTGACTTTGGCTGGTCGCATGGTGAAGGACTCGAGTGTTAGTCTGACTGTGGTACGATTGATTGCAGAGGGTGAGGAAAGCATTACTGATTGGAATAAAATGTTGGACTCGGAGATATTGAAGAACTTCAAGTACCACAGCACCGCCGATCATGAAGGTTGTGTAATGTACATAGAGGAGGTGCTGAAAGACGGAACTGAGACGGCAACAAAGTTGAGAGAACTAATAGATGACTATGATCTTTGTATAGTTGGGAGAAGATACAACGTGGAGAGCCCTCTAACAACTGGTCTTGAAGAATGGAGTGAGTTTCCAGAGCTCGGGGTTATGGGAGACATGCTTGCCTCGACAGACTTCAATGGCAGATGTTCGGTTTTGGTAGTGCAACAACAAATGACAATGTAGCTCTCtgtaatatgaaaaattatactcatcaaTTCCTTACActacatgtaatttttttaaatttttaattttttttctcttatcaaatgtgtagtgtatagatgatgaatagaataattcaattagtttaggaataataaaataaaaaaataaaattattttaaaaaaaatatggtatgTAGTGTTTAGAAATGATGAGTAACAAAAcctctataatatatatatatatatatatatatatatatatatatatatatatgaatgtataTACACACTCATCATTGACGGGTGGCAGAACATGccatatttttcttcaattttttttttttaatctttgaaattttgtAAAGTAGAATCATTTCATCACTGATTCTATTGCAAACTCTCTTTTAAATATATGCAACAAATGGTTCAATTACATATCTAgatttttacaatattataaaaaaaaaatgtctcaaAAATACAAGAGCATTTATAATCAGTTGAACCTGAGCTTAAATCGCCAATGTACAATTGGAGGCTATAGAATACGTTGAAATTGAGCAGCTTAAACATGTTTGTATCAATATCACAGAAAAgcagaaataaaaaagaacaaatatgGCGCAGCAAGATATATTTACAATACTCAAAGATTGTGTTTCACAGCTACATTCCACAGGCACattgttttcatatatatatatatatatatatatatatatatatctccttTACTGGTTCATTGCCAACAGATACATAGGCATACATATCAGTCATGATACCTGAATATATCCACAAAGCCGGTCGAGGAGAAAATTGGCACTGCCTTTCATCTACTACTTGCATTGAGATTACAGGATCTACATCTTATAACAATTAAGAAGCAAATATACCACTAGAATTTACAtttcaaaaatatcaaagcaaaagttaaaaaaacacTGACATGCCTAtactttttacaaataattctattcatcattcttacaccacacaccatacataattttttttttttttcttaccaaatgtatgatatatggatgatgagtaggaGAATTCATTTagtttagaaagaataaaaccaaaaaaaattaaaaattaaataaataaaaattgtgtgGTGTGTGGTATGTGGTGTatagggatgatgagtagcaaaactgTACTTTCAATATCACAGAAAAGCATTTCGAGGAACAAAAAACAGCCAATATGTCACAAGTTAAATGATGTACAATCATTATAATTCAGAGATGCATGCCAGGAAGACCAGTCCATAGAAGAAGCCTTCGAGGTCGATCTAGAAACCTGGCTTGCCAGGTAGGCTCATCGTTTTCATATACAAAACCACTCTTCATATATAACTTCTTTGCTGGTTCATTGTCAACAGCCACATGGACATACAGATCAGTTATGCCTGAACAAATTCCACAGGCCCAGTTGAAATGGCTCATTAGATTGATCCTTCTCAGCACTAGCCCggttaaaaatgataataaaattgtcgttcttacttataaaaaaaaatgataataaatatcacaaatatGCACTTGAAGCTACTATTTGAATCAGCAGGTATGAATTCCAATAAACTGTTAACGCCATTAATTTATTGTGTACCATTATGCATGCTTAACAGAAACTTGATAGTTTTTCCCATTTTTGGATTACGTAAGATACAAAGTCAATTTCCATTTACAcggcaaaaaagaaaaaaagaaagagaaaaagaaaccaTTTACCCAAAATCAGATTGATCAACTACATAATGTTACCCTACTCTTTTGATAAACTTTGCATAGCAAGATTTATAACGTTTTTCCAAAGTGTTCAAATATTTTCTGTTCCATTCATTGGTTTTTCTGTAAGTCAAATGAAAGTCGGAAAACAATATATGCAGTCTTTCCAGGATCAAATGATATAGAAAGAAACCATTGTCCAGAATAGCCAAATGCTAAGATATAGTGCCTGAGCCTGTTCCTTTAGACGCAAGCTGTTTCATTCACAAGTATGGCCAATATGAAGTACAAGTATCAAAATATGGGAAGAACACATATCAAGATGGGATAAACTACTCAGTATCTACTAGTTTGATGGCATACAACAAGAAAAGTTCAGATGGGCAATAGAAGGTACGATATAGGTAGTTGCAGCTAAAAACAAGTGAACTTCAAGGAGTATGGTTACCAACAAACAAAGAGCAGCACGAATCACGTCAAATTAAGGCAGTGATACAACTGACAGCAATAGTAAAAATACATTGTGTGTTCTTACCCCAGTTTTGAGCAACTATCTTTGACTTTGCCACAAGCAAATAACCTAAGCCATTTCTGTGTAATTCTTTGGCAACACATACATTGCTAAGATATGCCCTTGCAAAATCAGCTCCAATCCCCTGTTCAAGTGAATTAGGAAGCCTCAATTATCTTAAAATGCTTTTTAAGAATGAGAACTGCTAGCAAACTTAGCCTGTCTTGTTGAGACTTTCATGCTTTTGACTGGTCCACACCCATTCTCCACTCTATGCAACACCATGTGGTAAGGCTTGCATGAGATGCATGGCCCAATCAGCACTTAGTCCAACCACCAGAAAAACATTTACAGTTTCTTTCGAAAATCAAAAGCCAAATTAAATGCACTGAAGTATAAATAATGTTTGATAGTAAAATCCCCACGGTCTCCAAGATAACTATTACAATGACATTTCTTATAAAGCCTAAACCTACTCACTTGCTACAGACCATTTACCGTTTTGTATTTGGATAAGACAACAATGTTGAGATTACTTTAAAATAATCTGGAAACAGCCATGCACATTAGCTGTATTGCAGAAGGAATATTCTTCAAGAATATCATACAGGACAAAAGAGCAATCCTTTTTTAAGAAAAGCCCTGATAACATGTTGTAAACTCTAAAAACCACTCACTTTAGCAAGCTCTAAAACAAGCAACTGTTACAGATCAGATTTAAAAATGCATGATGCCCAAAAACAACTACATTTAGAATTAGTTAACGatgaatcaaataataaaatgaaatacctCTGGTTTCTGTCCTGTTATCTCATCCGGAAGCCTGAGGCACTGGTTAAGATCAAGTGTCCCTACAACTACTCGATCCTCTCCATTGTCAGAAtactacaaaaacaaaaaaggatacATTGAACACTGATAATATTACATAATGAAGAATGAAACATATACAACTCCATGCACCCCTCatagggcttgtttggaaaaagtttcCATCCCAAAATTCTCATCCCATCCCTTTCcaaaacatcactcaaatacaaatactttcaaactaattattaaaacttttcaaactaatcattacaactttcccaaactttcaaacaaaaaataaaaaacaattcaaccttttcaaatccccaaacaaaaataatattataaaactatattctaacaatattttaactttttataatattttttattcaactttttctctctcctttcccaaaatccaaaaaaaatactcaactcaaattatctcactactattcacaaactatcttactactattcacaaaattatcatctcattttactCCCCAAACATCCCCTTAGTTTTAATGGTATCAAATGTCACAGAAACGAGAttggaaacaaaaaaatttagcaGTACTGATCTTAGAAAACAATGACTTGAATAAATAGCATAATGGCCTTAAGAAGTAAAGAATCTAACTACAAGCATACTTAATGCTCTCTGAATAGCTAGGGTAAATAAAAAAGCTTCATGCTCACAGCAAGCAATGTGCAAACTTGTGTTTCTTGAAAGGCAAAGACAATATGCTACAATCAAACAGATTGATATAATAACCTAAAATCCAATCTAAGTCAGTCAAAGAAGGCAGTGATGAAAGAAGCTTCAACCACTAATCAGCTATCATGAGTAATTAGTCTAAAACTGGTTAGAAAATAAGTGATTTATTAAATCACCATGGAACAAGGACAGCAAAATGTCCAAAACTAATTTCGAgtggaaaaacaagaaatttaGATCTAAGGACTTGCTTGAGCCTTCAGAGATTCAAagaccacacacacacaacacatatgGAGAACTTGGAAGCTAAAACCAGGCAGCATTGTTACTTAAATCTTTAGTATTTGCAGTTTGCACATTTTCCGGCCATTTTCATTTAGAATTAccaaattattttaaatcatatatacataaagAAATACaagtatttgaattctttggttGTCTCTagacaaaaatgacaaattatcTACCTTGGAGCATAGACAAAGACATAAAACAGCCAGCCAAACCAAAATCTAGTCCAACTCAATCCACTAAACTGATAAGCATTGTATTAGACTCAAAATTTTATAAGCATCCTTTGCAGAGAGATTCAACTCAGGGCATACTACTTCACTCAATAAAAGGCATACAAAGAGCATACAAAACCaccaaaaaactaaaagaacagTCGAAAGAAAGAAAGTTCTTGCCAGAACAAACAAAGGAAAAGGCAAACAAACCTGACATGCAGCACATAGGTCATCTGAAAAGCTTGATATTCGTGATACTGGAAGAGTAGCATTTATGCAAGAAACTCTTCTGAAACCCTCTCTCTTCCCAGCTACACGTTCTTTTAGTGCTTCAAACTCACGCTCGGCCAAGTACCTTCTATGATCCTATTTGAACTTAACAAGGAAAAACTACCATTAGTATAATTTATGTTACCCTGCTTAAATCCAGGATAGCCACAAGTGAAAAAGATATAGTAGTATCATATGCTTTATATACAGAGAGAGAATATTCAATGACTGTTTCGGTTTGGTAAGAGATAAGAGAGCAATGGCATCCCCAAAAACTATAAGGAATTCACAAGCAACACAAAAATACTGGTTGGGTCTGAGATAGGTACTAGGCACAAATCTTGTTACCACGCAAGAAAGAACcaacaaacaacaataaaaagtaccaatttgaatataataatatcaaatccaATTTGATTTTCATACATGTGAAGAAAAGGGGTATGTGGGGTACTCATAATCTGAAAGTATAAGTTGGATGAAATTTGATATATTCGTTTGTGGCGGGATTGACAACAATTGACTTAAAGTAACTCAAGCGATACTTCACTTGGAACTCGGTCCATTTGGTTCCATTACAGTggctttattatttttaattacagTACATAAACAGAAGAGACTAACAATCACATAAAAAGACTGAgcagaaattaaagaaattgaCTATCGTATCTTATCTAAAATTGCGACAAAAACTTCCAATGACAACAAATGGGACGCCGAAAAAGCTCTTCTTCCATTGAAGTGCTAAAACTATCATTTTCACAAAAAGCTGGGAGtgactttttctttatttctttattcCACCCGTCGAAATAAAGAAAACCCACGTCTCAAAATTCTATCTTCTTGTTAATTTCCCAGTAAACagagtaaaaaataaaagaagagaaaaacaaataaaatggaGCTCCAGGACTCACATTGACGCCGTAGGCACTGAGGCGGAACTCGTAGAAGGAGCGGACGCGCAGACACGCAGCGGCCCAGAGCTCGTTTTCGGAGAAGGCCTCGGAGACGTTCAAGGAGGACCTGTCGATTGGACTTGTGTCGAGGGTGGAGCAGAGGTCAGAGGCGGCGATCGGGCGTTGGCGGCGAGAGAAGGTGGGCCCAGAGAATTGGATCCTGTGGAAAGCTGATGGGAGCCTGCAATTTGGTGGGTAAGAGGGAGAGTTGAAGGAGAGGAAAGGAGGAGATTGAGAACAGCAAGGAGAGGAGAGGAGCCTCATTTGTATGGCGGTATGATCAGCTGTGTACAGATTACTTAAGCTTTCGCTGTGTCGTTGCACGTCTCCTCCTCCATCCTTCCgcctttcatatatatatatatatatatatcctctcCTCTTATCCACGTTGATATTAGCATATTGATGGATTATATATCCTCTCCTTTCTCCACGTCATTAATAATTATCAGtatatttattgattatttactgtttagtacattaaaaaaaaaaccaccttGCACGAAATACAAAACagtaccaaaaaataaaaaaagccgcTAAGTGGGCCCAAAAGTTCGATCAGCCCAATGTGAGAGCTAGTACAAAATAGTCTCGGCCTCCATAATTGGGCcagtttttatattataattaggaATATTCtgtatattataatatcatcttatttatattttattaaataatatataatatatttattttcattgaataattatttattatataattttttattatc
This genomic window from Carya illinoinensis cultivar Pawnee chromosome 7, C.illinoinensisPawnee_v1, whole genome shotgun sequence contains:
- the LOC122316089 gene encoding cation/H(+) antiporter 3-like codes for the protein MNSSSIDGPSASREICISLPPRVNSNGVWISNAASSLTNFSLPLLEMQLIFVFASNIVSHLILNSFGLITKFVSQMTAGILMGPHAFGGMKSFGELLFPLVSQEMLNTIAMLGYTLFLFLSGVKMDMGIIFRTGRKAMYTGALSLLMPLLLGMGTLQLLGNRWGLRGAEKLELVFATTTHSMTPFPVIACLLSELNILNSELGRLGLSAAIVSDLFSGFLTSVFTLAKVAYDHSARRAFMDFGIIVVYLAVVVLVARPAMYWMVRQTPEGRPVRDLYIYIIILAVLGSALLSVWFDQLIVFGPFVLGLAVPDGPPLGSTLVYKLDSMVSGALLPLFVITTMMRVNFSGINLNSDLAMAHAIAMLVVIVAKFAACLVPPLYSSMPMNDALTLALIMSCKGVVEMANYSIARGQNNIDEKIFSLAMLTILVTASTVPILIRRLYDPSRKYAGYQKRNLIHHKPNTELRILSCIHRPDNIPAVINLLEHISPTRENPLAVYVLHLIELIGRASPVFISHQMQKKTLSNRSYSQDLILSFSHFQRNNQEAIVVNVFTAISPSKLMYEDICTLALDKLTSLIVIPFHRKYSIDGSIELEDNTLRTLNCSVLDRAPCSVAILVNRGHIRRSTPSVLASYSIAMIFLGGNDDREALTLAGRMVKDSSVSLTVVRLIAEGEESITDWNKMLDSEILKNFKYHSTADHEGCVMYIEEVLKDGTETATKLRELIDDYDLCIVGRRYNVESPLTTGLEEWSEFPELGVMGDMLASTDFNGRCSVLVVQQQMTM
- the LOC122316091 gene encoding uncharacterized protein LOC122316091 isoform X1, with amino-acid sequence MRLLSSPCCSQSPPFLSFNSPSYPPNCRLPSAFHRIQFSGPTFSRRQRPIAASDLCSTLDTSPIDRSSLNVSEAFSENELWAAACLRVRSFYEFRLSAYGVNDHRRYLAEREFEALKERVAGKREGFRRVSCINATLPVSRISSFSDDLCAACQYSDNGEDRVVVGTLDLNQCLRLPDEITGQKPEGIGADFARAYLSNVCVAKELHRNGLGYLLVAKSKIVAQNWDVDPVISMQVVDERQCQFSPRPALWIYSGIMTDMYAYVSVGNEPVKEIYIYIYIYIYI
- the LOC122316091 gene encoding uncharacterized protein LOC122316091 isoform X2, which translates into the protein MRLLSSPCCSQSPPFLSFNSPSYPPNCRLPSAFHRIQFSGPTFSRRQRPIAASDLCSTLDTSPIDRSSLNVSEAFSENELWAAACLRVRSFYEFRLSAYGVNDHRRYLAEREFEALKERVAGKREGFRRVSCINATLPVSRISSFSDDLCAACQYSDNGEDRVVVGTLDLNQCLRLPDEITGQKPEGIGADFARAYLSNVCVAKELHRNGLGYLLVAKSKIVAQNWGITDLYVHVAVDNEPAKKLYMKSGFVYENDEPTWQARFLDRPRRLLLWTGLPGMHL
- the LOC122316091 gene encoding uncharacterized protein LOC122316091 isoform X3, with amino-acid sequence MRLLSSPCCSQSPPFLSFNSPSYPPNCRLPSAFHRIQFSGPTFSRRQRPIAASDLCSTLDTSPIDRSSLNVSEAFSENELWAAACLRVRSFYEFRLSAYGVNDHRRYLAEREFEALKERVAGKREGFRRVSCINATLPVSRISSFSDDLCAACQYSDNGEDRVVVGTLDLNQCLRLPDEITGQKPEGIGADFARAYLSNVCVAKELHRNGLGYLLVAKSKIVAQNWACV